A region from the Hydra vulgaris chromosome 10, alternate assembly HydraT2T_AEP genome encodes:
- the LOC100206134 gene encoding leucine-rich repeat-containing protein 40: MSVLTEKEVLSRSSASDLSKIKKLNCWGSDLSDVSLLRKMSNLEVLNLSVNNIVSLKDISFCSQLKELYLRKNHIELEEVKHLKNLPSLEILWLSGNPCAEKPFYKETILLNLPSVKKLDGILVTENDIENATSSGISLDFETIIYKPLNNEVQNKNIGKKERNVASNDLDKNLNKVIDTPVILLDEKIHTVIEKQNELNLSRVNENFNDETLKKSQVYSVINNQTVSLSKAPITPSISSLAPVASSIDLEKANERRKALGLKLLDTGNTSLFSVKSNEESSEKSFIPVSELISVTNCEDDKEEESITEKTDFSTFSNTRSNSATRSNTLSAVILLLETLNSDELDEVISYAHKFRDRDKVISARSSFSAI; encoded by the coding sequence ATGTCGGTTTTAACTGAAAAAGAAGTACTTTCAAGGTCATCTGCTTCTGATTTATCGAagataaagaagttaaactgTTGGGGTAGTGATTTATCCGATGTATCTTTGTTaagaaaaatgtcaaatttagaAGTGTTAAATCTTAgtgtaaataatattgtttcatTAAAAGACATTTCTTTTTGCTCACAATTGAAGGAATTATATCTGCGTAAAAATCACATAGAGTTAGAGGaggttaaacatttaaaaaatcttcctAGCCTGGAGATTTTGTGGTTATCTGGAAATCCTTGTGCGGAAAAACCTTTCTATAAGGAAACAATTTTACTCAATTTACCTAGTGTTAAGAAACTAGATGGAATTTTAGTTACAGAGAATGATATAGAAAATGCGACAAGTAGTGGAATAAGTCTGGATTTTGAAACCATTATTTACAAACCTTTAAATAATGaggttcaaaataaaaatattggaaaaaaagaaagaaatgttgCTTCTAATgatcttgataaaaatttaaataaagtcatCGATACACCAGTTATACTTTTAGATGAAAAAATACATACAGTTATTGAGAAACAGAATGAACTAAATTTATCAAGAGTTAATGAAAACTTCAATGAtgagactttaaaaaaaagccaaGTGTATTCAGTTATAAATAATCAAACTGTTTCATTATCAAAAGCACCAATAACACCATCAATATCATCACTAGCACCAGTAGCATCATCAATTGATTTAGAAAAAGCTAATGAAAGAAGAAAAGCTCTTGGCCTTAAACTACTAGACACAGGTAATACAAGTTTATTCTCTGTTAAAAGTAATGAAGAATCAAGTGAGAAGAGTTTTATTCCAGTGTCTGAATTAATAAGTGTTACAAATTGTGAAGATGATAAGGAAGAAGAGTCAATAActgaaaaaactgattttagTACATTTTCAAATACACGTAGTAACTCTGCCACACGCAGTAACACTCTGTCAGCAGTTATTTTACTTCTTGAAACTCTTAACAGTGATGAGCTAGATGAAGTTATTTCTTATGCCCATAAATTCCGTGATCGTGATAAAGTAATATCAGCTAGAAGCTCTTTTAGTGCaatataa
- the LOC100201286 gene encoding cilia- and flagella-associated protein 251 has product MDLMDSTIKNLNDRTNSIYESIEAIDKKHCRLEKDFLKNIGVIKELREKAQELLSRQKQLEKSFKFLESDSYPASYIPTTKNNLEAYNDDYSAKKSVSKQTLVREPVNDRIQSTQKNRHFSDDDNSEDESKAIHTSSKVTFSNNEDEKTQENKNVEKGKARDHSIDEDDEYTIKEEKRSLDLSEEPNQDEEPELNEEEGLSKPENLDGNYNSEDERLREEEEEERIWEEEQRRKEEERRLRKLQEENDLDDEYAPREEEYLDEDRDEDIREKIESLKDEEYDLMQQEE; this is encoded by the coding sequence ATGGATCTTATGGACAGCacgataaaaaatttgaacgaTCGGACTAATTCAATTTACGAATCAATAGAAGCAATCGATAAAAAACACTGTCGgcttgaaaaagactttttaaaaaatattggtgttATTAAAGAACTTAGAGAAAAGGCTCAAGAACTTTTATCTCGTcaaaaacaacttgaaaaaagttttaaattcctTGAGAGTGATTCATATCCTGCCAGTTATATCCCCACAACCAAAAATAACCTGGAAGCTTACAATGATGACTATAGCGCCAAGAAAAGTGTATCTAAACAGACTCTAGTGAGAGAGCCTGTTAATGATCGAATCCAATCTACGCAAAAAAATCGTCATTTTAGCGATGACGATAATTCAGAAGATGAAAGCAAAGCAATACATACATCATCTAAAGTAACCTTCAGTAACAATGAAGATGAGAAAactcaagaaaataaaaacgtcGAAAAAGGAAAAGCACGAGACCATTCCATAGATGAAGACGACGAGTATACTATTAAAGAGGAAAAAAGAAGTTTAGATTTATCAGAAGAACCCAATCAAGATGAAGAACCAGAACTAAACGAAGAAGAAGGTTTGTCTAAACCAGAAAACTTAGACGGAAACTATAATTCAGAGGACGAAAGACTAagagaagaagaagaagaagaacgTATTTGGGAAGAAGAACAACGAAGAAAAGAAGAAGAGCGCAGATTGAGAAAACTTCAAGAAGAAAATGATCTTGATGACGAATATGCTCCAAGAGAAGAAGAATATTTAGATGAAGATAGGGATGAAGACATACGTGAGAAAATTGAGAGTTTGAAAGATGAAGAGTATGATCTAATGCAACAGGAGGAATAA